A window from Triticum aestivum cultivar Chinese Spring chromosome 6D, IWGSC CS RefSeq v2.1, whole genome shotgun sequence encodes these proteins:
- the LOC123141159 gene encoding uncharacterized protein isoform X2 — MRQPWRRRRNQCTLPPSAGCSAASMETPDPRRSSSPPVSPAACSTSCCAMGAIQIEHGHERRRAPLPARLLCRRRLAHRRPAEWSTSGAVIPAVTCASLRRRSAAHFRLCRASAGHVAQMENNYPPGYPLYKDLTNTTTEGNGAPHLQQKKATGQVWYAQMSDEKKAEFLQKHRLARQEKKVAALESVGTDQVAHAPASSSRSVQCTHPSDKTYRRINACVTTTP, encoded by the exons ATGCGGCAACCATGGCGAAGGAGAAGAAATCAATGTACACTACCACCATCGGCAGGTTGCAG CGCCGCCTCTATGGAGACGCCGGATCCACGCCGGTCGTCCTCGCCTCCCGTTTCTCCTGCCGCTTGCTCCACATCGTGCTGCGCCATGGGTGCCATCCAGATCGAGCACGGGCACGAGAGGCGCCGCGCTCCCCTCCCTGCACGGCTGCTTTGCCGTCGTCGTCTCGCCCATCGCCGACCAGCAGAGTGGTCCACTTCCGGCGCCGTAATCCCGGCCGTCACctgcgcctccctccgtcgccgatCCGCGGCCCATTTCCGCCTCTGCCGTGCGTCCGCAGGACACGTTGCCCAG ATGGAGAACAATTATCCACCTGGATATCCATTGTATAAAGATCTAACAAACACAACGACAGAGGGGAATGGAGCTCCCCATCTCCAACAAAAAAAGGCCACTGGTCAGGTGTGGTATGCCCAAATGTCAGACGAGAAGAAAGCAGAATTTCTCCAGAAGCATCGTTTAGCCCGCCAGGAAAAGAAGGTTGCAGCTCTGGAAAGTGTTGGCACGGACCAGGTAGCACACGCGCCTGCTTCTTCGTCAAGGTCTGTGCAATGTACTCATCCGAGTGACAAAACCTACAGACGTATAAATG CCTGTGTAACTACAACTCCATGA
- the LOC123141159 gene encoding uncharacterized protein isoform X1, with the protein MAALIHLLVLDAATMAKEKKSMYTTTIGRLQVNHRPLWWPPGWPRRSPGAAACPRGCRSPARCPPLLPCLLLLFLSFSFLLSFLHVFSPPAPSLSLCSAASMETPDPRRSSSPPVSPAACSTSCCAMGAIQIEHGHERRRAPLPARLLCRRRLAHRRPAEWSTSGAVIPAVTCASLRRRSAAHFRLCRASAGHVAQMENNYPPGYPLYKDLTNTTTEGNGAPHLQQKKATGQVWYAQMSDEKKAEFLQKHRLARQEKKVAALESVGTDQVAHAPASSSRSVQCTHPSDKTYRRINACVTTTP; encoded by the exons ATGGCGGCGCTGATCCATCTTCTGGTGCTGGATGCGGCAACCATGGCGAAGGAGAAGAAATCAATGTACACTACCACCATCGGCAGGTTGCAGGTAAACCACCGGCCGTTATGGTGGCCTCCAGGTTGGCCACGAAGAAGTCCTGGAGCAGCGGCGTGTCCAAGAGGATGCAGATCGCCAGCCCGCTGCCCGCCGCTCCTCCCCTGCCTTCTCCTtctcttcctttccttctccttccttctttccTTTCTCCATGTTTTCTCACCTCCAGCTCCCTCTCTGTCTCTATGCAGCGCCGCCTCTATGGAGACGCCGGATCCACGCCGGTCGTCCTCGCCTCCCGTTTCTCCTGCCGCTTGCTCCACATCGTGCTGCGCCATGGGTGCCATCCAGATCGAGCACGGGCACGAGAGGCGCCGCGCTCCCCTCCCTGCACGGCTGCTTTGCCGTCGTCGTCTCGCCCATCGCCGACCAGCAGAGTGGTCCACTTCCGGCGCCGTAATCCCGGCCGTCACctgcgcctccctccgtcgccgatCCGCGGCCCATTTCCGCCTCTGCCGTGCGTCCGCAGGACACGTTGCCCAG ATGGAGAACAATTATCCACCTGGATATCCATTGTATAAAGATCTAACAAACACAACGACAGAGGGGAATGGAGCTCCCCATCTCCAACAAAAAAAGGCCACTGGTCAGGTGTGGTATGCCCAAATGTCAGACGAGAAGAAAGCAGAATTTCTCCAGAAGCATCGTTTAGCCCGCCAGGAAAAGAAGGTTGCAGCTCTGGAAAGTGTTGGCACGGACCAGGTAGCACACGCGCCTGCTTCTTCGTCAAGGTCTGTGCAATGTACTCATCCGAGTGACAAAACCTACAGACGTATAAATG CCTGTGTAACTACAACTCCATGA